The genomic stretch AGCAATAGCTGGTATTTCAGCAAACAAATACATAGAAGAAAAATTTGCTGAATAATTTTTTTTGAATAGTGAAAAAGTATTGACAATAATACAAAAAATGTTATATATTATATAGTATAAATAAAAATATTAAAAAGGATATATGTTGATGAAATTTAGTATCTGAGTGAATAATTTATCTTGCGGTGCAATGAATAATATGTTTTATAATTCCTTGGCTGAATTATATGATTTGCAGACAGTAAATTTCTCAGGGATTAAAGTTTATGTATATCGATTATTGTGTAATTATAAGAGCGGAATACATGTTTTTTAATATGTTTCTGCTCTTTTTTGTTGATATAATTTAATTTATATAAATTATATAAAAATAAAAACTATAAAGGAGACTATATGAAGTTAGAGATAGGCGAGATTTATATTAAAGATATAAAGCTTGACAAAATTTCAAAAGTCGAGAATGGCGTACTCTATGTAAACGCAGATGAGGTTACAAAGATTGTACTTGAAGACGATAAGTTGAAAAGTGTAAAAATTGATGTGGCTCGTCCTGGAGAATCTGTACGTATTACTCCAGTAAAAGACGTAATTGAACCTAGAGTAAAAGTTGACGGCAGAGGCGGTATATTTCCGGGTATGATATCTAAAGTAGATACAGTTGGAGAAGGTAAAACTCATGTTTTAAAAGGTGCTGCTGTAGTTACTTGCGGTAAAATAGTAGGTTTCCAAGAAGGTATCATAGATATGACTGGACCTGGAGCTGATTATACACCATTCTCAAAACTTAATAATCTATGTCTTGTTATAGAGCCGGTAGAGCCTATAGAAAAACATGATTATGAAGCAGCAGTAAGAGGAGCTGGTTTAAGAGTAGCTACTTATTTAGGAAAATTGGCTAAAGATTTAAAACCTGATAATACTTACAGCTATGAAACTAAACCTATATTTGAACAAGCAGCAATGTATCCTAACTTACCAAAAGTAGGCTATATATATATGCTTCAAACTCAAGGTTTATTGCATGATACTTATGTTTATGGTGTAGATGCTAAGAAAATAGTTCCGACATTCATTTATCCAACAGAAGTAATGGACGGTGCTATAGTAAGCGGTAACTGTGTATCAGCTTGTGATAAAAATACTACTTATCACCACTTAAATAACCCAGTAATTAAAGCTTTATATGAAAAACATGGTAAAGATATTAACTTTATGGGTGTTATAATAACAAATGAAAATGTATTTTTAGCAGATAAAATGCGTTCATCAGATTGGTCATCAAAATTGGCTAAATACTTCGGATTAGATGCAGTAATCATCTCAGAAGAAGGATTCGGCAACCCAGATGCTGACTTAATAATGAACTGTAAAAAAGCAGAAGCATTTGGTATAAAAACATGTATCATAACAGATGAGTATGCTGGAAGAGACGGAGCTTCACAGTCTTTAGCAGATTCTGATGTATCAGCAAATGCAGTAGTAACAGCAGGTAATGCTAATGTAGTTATTAACTTGCCAAAAATGGATAAAGTAATAGGTATGTTAGACTTTACAGATAAAATAGCAGGCGGATTTGACGGATCATTAAAAGCAGATGGTTCTATTGAGGCAGAATTACAAGTTATTACTGGTGCTACAAACGAATTAGGTTTTAATAAATTTAGTGCTACAGGACTATAAGTTTTTGTAATGCTGATTTTTTAAAATATAAACAAAATTTTTTAGGAGGAAAGCCATGAGTATTTTAAATGGTAAAAAAGTAATTATCATTGGCGATAGAGACGGCATTCCTGGAGAAGCTATCAAAGCATGCGTTGAAACAGTACAAGACGCAGAAG from Brachyspira murdochii DSM 12563 encodes the following:
- a CDS encoding glycine/sarcosine/betaine reductase component B subunit; protein product: MKLEIGEIYIKDIKLDKISKVENGVLYVNADEVTKIVLEDDKLKSVKIDVARPGESVRITPVKDVIEPRVKVDGRGGIFPGMISKVDTVGEGKTHVLKGAAVVTCGKIVGFQEGIIDMTGPGADYTPFSKLNNLCLVIEPVEPIEKHDYEAAVRGAGLRVATYLGKLAKDLKPDNTYSYETKPIFEQAAMYPNLPKVGYIYMLQTQGLLHDTYVYGVDAKKIVPTFIYPTEVMDGAIVSGNCVSACDKNTTYHHLNNPVIKALYEKHGKDINFMGVIITNENVFLADKMRSSDWSSKLAKYFGLDAVIISEEGFGNPDADLIMNCKKAEAFGIKTCIITDEYAGRDGASQSLADSDVSANAVVTAGNANVVINLPKMDKVIGMLDFTDKIAGGFDGSLKADGSIEAELQVITGATNELGFNKFSATGL